The following are encoded together in the Parabacteroides chongii genome:
- a CDS encoding AraC family transcriptional regulator, with translation MIKLKDGFSGERALVLPQSVVQEMEKDALSSILHITDIGYYPKALHHFRERTEPVSQFVFIYCIEGAGWFRVGEQECTVRANQYFILPAGVPHAYGSDENNPWTIYWIHFKGKLASYFAGQASRPIEIKPSVQSRISNRNDLFEEIFRTLEMGYSHENLLYACSAFHYYLGSLRYLQQYREAARNESDANDIVTAAIHYMKENLEKKLTLADLATHIGYSPSHFSVLFSKRTGYAPLTYFNQLKIQQACHLLDFTDMKVNQICFKIGIEDTYYFSRLFSKVMGMSPREYKKQKKG, from the coding sequence ATGATCAAACTAAAAGACGGTTTTAGCGGCGAACGTGCACTTGTGCTTCCCCAATCGGTTGTGCAGGAGATGGAGAAAGATGCTCTTTCATCGATCCTGCATATTACAGACATAGGTTATTATCCGAAAGCCCTGCATCATTTCCGGGAACGTACGGAACCGGTCAGCCAGTTCGTTTTCATTTATTGTATAGAAGGAGCCGGCTGGTTTCGCGTCGGCGAACAGGAATGTACGGTAAGAGCAAATCAATATTTCATACTGCCTGCGGGAGTTCCTCACGCTTACGGTTCGGACGAGAATAATCCCTGGACAATTTACTGGATACATTTCAAAGGGAAACTAGCCTCTTACTTTGCCGGGCAGGCCAGTCGTCCGATAGAGATCAAGCCGAGCGTACAGTCCCGTATCAGTAACCGGAACGATCTTTTCGAAGAGATATTCCGCACACTGGAAATGGGATACAGCCATGAGAACCTGTTGTATGCCTGCTCCGCCTTCCATTATTACCTGGGGTCTTTACGCTACCTGCAACAATACCGCGAAGCGGCCCGCAACGAATCGGATGCAAATGATATCGTAACAGCGGCCATCCATTATATGAAAGAAAACCTGGAAAAGAAACTGACATTGGCCGACCTGGCAACTCATATCGGTTACTCACCATCCCATTTCTCTGTTCTGTTCAGTAAACGTACCGGATATGCTCCACTGACTTACTTCAACCAACTGAAGATCCAGCAAGCTTGTCACTTACTGGACTTCACCGATATGAAAGTCAACCAGATCTGTTTTAAGATAGGAATCGAAGACACCTACTACTTCTCCCGCCTGTTCAGCAAGGTGATGGGGATGTCACCGAGGGAGTATAAGAAACAGAAGAAGGGGTGA
- a CDS encoding FecR family protein, with translation MDDKLLQLYFEGRTTEGQSRLITEWLDADVANMKHYQQLCRLYEIGFWYEEPETVTLSLKGKFRWRSIMREAVKIAAVFVLGFTLNYWFNPGTEEDIAMQTVHVPAGQNAQLTLADGSKVWLNAGSTLNFPTRFVEGKRQVTLEGEGFFEVKANKEKPFIVSTSIYDIKALGTSFNVNAYKQSKEFETALLTGKVEISDRITARALSLTPNNRAVLGNNGLSVVPIESKDYYLWREGILYFDEPLTEVLDKLKLYFDVNIDVKNKSVLENKRHCTGKFRTRDGLDHILNVLQLTNHFTYKKDEEKNLITIH, from the coding sequence ATGGACGATAAACTATTACAATTATATTTTGAAGGTCGTACAACGGAAGGACAGTCCCGCCTGATCACGGAATGGCTGGATGCTGATGTGGCAAATATGAAACATTATCAGCAGCTGTGCCGTTTGTATGAAATTGGTTTTTGGTACGAAGAACCGGAAACTGTCACACTGTCGCTGAAAGGAAAGTTCAGGTGGCGGAGTATTATGCGGGAGGCGGTGAAGATTGCTGCTGTTTTTGTTTTGGGATTTACGTTGAATTACTGGTTCAATCCGGGCACGGAAGAAGATATTGCCATGCAGACCGTACATGTGCCGGCCGGACAGAATGCACAGTTGACACTGGCCGATGGCTCTAAAGTCTGGCTGAATGCCGGGAGTACACTGAATTTTCCTACTCGCTTCGTTGAGGGAAAACGGCAGGTAACCCTGGAAGGTGAAGGTTTTTTTGAAGTAAAGGCCAATAAGGAAAAACCATTTATTGTTTCGACATCTATATATGATATTAAGGCATTGGGTACCTCCTTTAATGTAAATGCCTATAAGCAATCGAAGGAATTTGAGACAGCCCTGTTAACAGGAAAAGTTGAAATATCGGATCGTATAACAGCCCGTGCCCTGTCTCTTACTCCTAACAATCGTGCCGTGCTTGGGAATAACGGGCTATCGGTTGTTCCCATAGAAAGTAAGGATTATTACCTCTGGCGCGAAGGTATTCTCTATTTTGATGAGCCGCTTACCGAAGTACTGGATAAACTGAAATTATATTTTGATGTAAACATCGATGTAAAAAATAAATCCGTACTGGAGAACAAACGGCATTGTACGGGTAAGTTCCGGACGAGGGATGGTCTGGATCATATCTTAAATGTTTTGCAATTGACAAACCATTTCACTTATAAGAAAGATGAGGAGAAGAATCTGATTACTATTCATTGA
- a CDS encoding RNA polymerase sigma-70 factor, whose product MSEIERFNNIYVKHYDKTYRFARLYVRNDLVAEDIATESLIKLWETMKKEPVEKPLALLLTILKHKSLDYLKKQTSIEEAFEAMAAWQQRELSIRISTLEACNPNDIFSEEIQQILTRTLEELPSQTRKVFMMSRFDQKSGKEIAEALGITVKGVDYHIAKALKALRISLKDYLPLIYFLLN is encoded by the coding sequence ATGTCAGAGATCGAACGATTTAACAATATATATGTGAAGCATTATGATAAGACATACCGCTTTGCCCGGTTGTATGTTCGTAATGACTTGGTGGCTGAAGATATAGCAACGGAATCTCTTATCAAGTTGTGGGAAACGATGAAAAAGGAGCCTGTCGAGAAGCCTCTTGCTCTGTTATTGACCATACTCAAACATAAATCACTTGACTATCTGAAAAAGCAGACCAGTATAGAAGAAGCCTTTGAAGCCATGGCGGCATGGCAACAACGGGAATTATCTATCCGTATTTCGACGCTTGAAGCCTGTAACCCGAATGATATTTTCTCAGAAGAGATCCAACAGATCCTAACCAGGACTTTAGAAGAACTGCCTTCGCAGACCCGCAAGGTTTTTATGATGAGTCGTTTCGATCAGAAATCCGGCAAGGAAATTGCCGAAGCACTGGGTATCACGGTAAAAGGAGTCGATTATCATATAGCAAAAGCATTGAAAGCGTTACGCATTTCTTTAAAAGATTATCTGCCTTTGATTTATTTCCTGCTTAATTGA
- a CDS encoding TonB-dependent receptor, translating into MKITIIALFTCVYTLFAVEANSQNAKVSIQANDFSIQKVISEIEKQTDYLFVYDKNEVDVNKKVSVDVNNEPVSEVLNRVFEGTGVVYKVVGKNITLAKATVTSENMSNQQVSKKVTGVVKDQNGEPIIGANVSIKGTGIGTITDINGNFILEISGNGLVLVSYIGYVTQEVEIGNKTQLNILLKEDLQALDEVVVIGYGTAKRKDFTGSVASVKLENSPIALTSNLNALESLKGNVSGLDIGFTNSAGGIPSMQVRGQNSISGSNDPLIVVDGVIFLGNMNDINPNDIASFDILKDATSSAAYGSRSANGVIIITTKKGKTGKPVIHLNISGSMQAWHLKPDLMNGEQWLDAVAAANGYSDYSFLTPQEELNMKSGNEINWLDEISRIGWIQDYQAAISGAGENMNYYLSTTYTKNEGVIKGDDFERVSVLAKVNANITDWLQIGLDAAYTRPDYSGLGVTVWNAAILSPYGMMYRPNGLLEANPDGTRGNINPLWGIYDETKKENVDYRDNLRANTYAVVKCPWISGLSYRFNFAGNLDYRKCGEFTHESFFVPNGAYDNDDRYSATTQNSYLSSASGYMANERVSSHVIDNILNYNRVFGKHSIDLTAVATRDYTKYECQNLSGSDFAANGNTVLGLNGLHYATTQKISQDNWKQTNVGYFGRVSYSFNDTYYLTASYRRDGSSVFGVNNKWGNFGAVGAAWRISNETFMKKVGFLNDMKLKFSWGKNGNQGLSRYSTLSRVSNGQSGGIYYPFDNSGKPSYGIHQNSIGNANLGWETTDAWNVGFESTWFDSRLFVDLDVYFSKTNDQIFTRTIPVMTGFGSMLSSMGEVRNKGVEATVRSVNIQNKNFSWSSSLTFWLNRNKLVHLYGEDLNGDGKEDDDLGNGLFIGESIHSIFGYEQDGIVQTNDVEYMQVNGVSAGTPKYVDKNGDGKIDSEDRTILGSIDPNFKLNLNNTLQYKNWELYIMITGVFGGNGYFQKGNPHAYITSGERAYFASNGIYIPYWTEEKPNNKYPSATFTGDGYFLGLQSRAYVRLQDVTLSYTFNQPWVKNLGINNFKLYLAGKNLATITGYQSGDPETGSTAVSGTYPVATSLSLGLNLSF; encoded by the coding sequence ATGAAGATCACTATTATTGCCTTGTTTACTTGTGTTTATACACTTTTTGCGGTTGAAGCTAACTCGCAGAATGCGAAGGTTTCGATACAGGCTAACGATTTTTCTATTCAGAAAGTGATTAGTGAAATAGAAAAACAGACCGATTACTTGTTCGTGTATGATAAGAATGAAGTCGATGTGAATAAGAAAGTCTCTGTCGATGTGAATAATGAACCTGTTTCTGAAGTTCTTAACAGAGTATTTGAAGGTACAGGTGTGGTTTATAAAGTGGTGGGTAAGAATATCACTTTAGCGAAAGCTACTGTTACATCTGAAAATATGTCGAACCAACAAGTATCAAAGAAAGTGACAGGTGTTGTCAAAGATCAAAACGGCGAACCGATTATCGGTGCGAATGTATCAATAAAAGGTACGGGTATAGGAACAATTACAGATATTAATGGAAATTTTATACTAGAGATTTCAGGAAATGGATTGGTTCTTGTATCTTATATAGGGTATGTAACACAGGAAGTCGAAATTGGGAATAAGACTCAATTGAATATATTACTAAAAGAAGATTTGCAAGCTTTGGATGAAGTTGTTGTCATTGGGTATGGAACAGCAAAAAGGAAAGATTTTACAGGTTCTGTAGCCTCTGTAAAATTAGAAAATTCTCCGATAGCGTTAACAAGTAATTTGAATGCATTGGAATCTTTGAAAGGAAATGTTTCTGGCCTGGATATTGGTTTTACAAATTCAGCAGGAGGAATACCTTCTATGCAAGTACGTGGGCAAAATTCTATTTCCGGTTCAAATGATCCGTTAATCGTTGTGGATGGAGTTATTTTCTTAGGAAATATGAATGATATTAATCCCAATGATATTGCATCATTTGACATATTAAAAGATGCGACATCTTCAGCTGCTTACGGTTCTCGTTCTGCCAATGGTGTGATTATCATTACTACTAAAAAAGGAAAAACAGGTAAACCTGTCATTCATTTAAATATAAGTGGGAGTATGCAGGCATGGCATCTTAAACCGGATTTAATGAATGGTGAACAATGGTTGGATGCAGTGGCAGCTGCGAACGGATATTCGGATTACAGTTTTTTGACTCCTCAGGAGGAATTGAATATGAAGTCTGGAAATGAAATAAATTGGTTAGATGAAATTTCACGAATCGGATGGATACAGGATTATCAGGCTGCCATCTCTGGAGCTGGTGAGAATATGAATTATTATTTGTCTACTACTTATACAAAAAATGAGGGTGTTATCAAAGGTGATGATTTTGAGCGTGTTTCGGTATTAGCGAAAGTGAATGCAAATATCACAGATTGGTTGCAGATAGGTTTGGATGCTGCCTATACGAGACCGGATTATTCAGGTTTGGGAGTAACTGTGTGGAATGCAGCAATATTGTCTCCTTATGGAATGATGTACAGACCTAATGGATTATTAGAAGCAAATCCGGACGGTACCCGTGGGAATATAAATCCGTTATGGGGGATTTATGACGAAACCAAAAAAGAAAATGTTGATTACCGAGATAATCTTCGTGCTAATACTTATGCTGTAGTAAAGTGTCCCTGGATTTCCGGATTAAGTTATCGTTTTAATTTTGCTGGTAATTTGGATTATAGGAAATGCGGAGAATTTACCCATGAGTCTTTTTTTGTTCCTAACGGGGCTTATGATAATGATGATCGTTATTCGGCTACAACCCAAAATAGTTATTTAAGTAGTGCTAGTGGTTATATGGCTAATGAAAGGGTTTCTAGCCATGTGATTGATAATATATTGAATTATAATAGAGTATTTGGCAAACATAGTATTGATCTAACAGCTGTTGCTACCCGTGACTATACAAAATATGAATGTCAGAATTTGTCCGGTTCCGATTTCGCGGCGAATGGGAATACAGTTTTAGGATTAAATGGACTTCATTATGCTACAACTCAAAAAATATCGCAAGATAACTGGAAACAGACTAATGTCGGATATTTTGGGCGTGTTTCTTATTCGTTCAATGATACTTATTATTTAACAGCTTCTTATCGTCGTGACGGTTCATCTGTTTTTGGGGTGAATAACAAATGGGGAAACTTTGGAGCTGTAGGAGCTGCATGGCGTATTAGTAATGAAACATTCATGAAAAAAGTCGGATTTTTGAATGATATGAAATTAAAATTTTCATGGGGTAAGAATGGTAATCAGGGATTGAGTAGATATTCTACACTTTCAAGAGTAAGTAATGGACAGTCAGGCGGTATATACTATCCTTTTGATAACTCAGGAAAACCTTCTTATGGTATCCATCAGAATTCGATTGGCAATGCAAATTTAGGTTGGGAAACAACGGATGCATGGAATGTCGGTTTTGAATCCACATGGTTTGACAGTCGCCTATTTGTTGATTTAGATGTTTACTTTTCAAAAACAAACGATCAAATATTTACTCGGACAATTCCTGTTATGACAGGTTTTGGCAGTATGCTTTCTTCTATGGGAGAAGTGAGGAATAAAGGGGTTGAAGCTACTGTTCGAAGTGTTAATATTCAAAATAAAAATTTTTCCTGGAGCTCTTCTTTGACATTTTGGTTGAATCGTAATAAATTGGTCCATCTTTATGGTGAGGATCTGAATGGCGATGGAAAAGAAGATGATGATCTTGGGAATGGCTTATTTATTGGTGAATCGATTCATTCTATTTTCGGATATGAACAGGATGGTATTGTTCAGACTAATGATGTAGAGTATATGCAGGTAAATGGAGTTTCTGCTGGTACTCCAAAATATGTTGATAAAAATGGTGATGGAAAAATTGATTCAGAGGATCGTACTATCTTAGGAAGTATTGACCCTAATTTCAAATTGAACCTGAATAATACTTTACAATATAAGAATTGGGAATTATATATAATGATAACCGGTGTTTTTGGTGGTAATGGATATTTTCAAAAAGGTAATCCCCACGCATATATTACTTCTGGGGAAAGAGCTTATTTTGCTTCAAATGGTATATATATACCTTATTGGACAGAAGAAAAACCTAATAATAAATATCCGTCAGCAACTTTTACAGGTGACGGTTATTTCCTCGGTTTGCAGAGTCGGGCTTATGTTCGTTTGCAAGATGTGACGTTGTCCTACACATTTAACCAGCCATGGGTGAAGAATCTTGGTATAAATAATTTCAAATTGTATCTTGCCGGAAAGAATCTAGCAACTATTACTGGTTATCAAAGTGGGGATCCTGAAACGGGCAGTACGGCAGTAAGTGGAACATATCCTGTTGCGACCAGTTTATCATTAGGATTAAATCTTAGTTTCTAA
- a CDS encoding RagB/SusD family nutrient uptake outer membrane protein, producing MKKIYSKHIVLSLLVIFFGVSCDDAGFLKEDPETFYTIDNVFSTSEQVDQVVTTCYQLVRNIYCPYDNSSELNVWSYSMGNGTDMFDVPTIRFNYRFNDYSIINSENAVFKDTYAAFYYLINSANMALYAADRKDIVWNSEEERAYIIAQARFFRAFAYRNLGELFGGVPLVTEITTTPRYDYVRSTQMETYQYAIEEMEAILNDLPEKTAEAGRLVKAAAQHNLCQLYLDKGILQESEGGDAATTYNKAILYANDVIDSGIYSLMTERFGTRKDEHPEFYYASSVAEQTPDHTYSSAGYPIDGNVYWDLFQVGNQDYQQGNMEAIWCAQSDYDVYKSDGKKACLDYPGIYGPVFRDQGAAYITGDREDVGGFGMSQITPTPYARDLIYADKWGDDLRNSEAVFHRTYLGNVKTSEYYGKKIPWEVLYRIDENGQPADAAYTMLYPISCKIAPDVYMPATDGTLRSIFRDDYLIRLPETILLRAEAKMRMGNNVGAASDINMLRSRAKCSYLVTSSDVNVDLILDERARELVYEESRWNTLLRMGGTVAIDRIKRYSYWDYPRNTLNKMFSVWPIPQSVIDTNKDVDLKQNQGW from the coding sequence ATGAAAAAAATATATAGCAAGCATATTGTTTTGTCGCTATTGGTAATCTTTTTTGGGGTAAGTTGCGATGATGCAGGTTTTTTAAAAGAAGATCCGGAAACATTTTATACGATTGATAATGTATTTTCAACGTCAGAACAAGTTGATCAGGTTGTGACGACTTGTTATCAACTGGTTCGTAATATCTATTGTCCGTATGATAATTCCTCGGAGTTAAATGTATGGTCATACAGTATGGGGAATGGAACTGATATGTTTGATGTCCCGACGATACGGTTTAATTATCGTTTTAACGATTATAGTATAATTAATTCGGAGAATGCTGTGTTTAAGGATACTTATGCCGCATTTTATTATTTAATTAATTCGGCGAATATGGCTTTATATGCTGCCGATAGGAAAGATATTGTATGGAATTCGGAAGAGGAGAGAGCGTATATTATTGCACAAGCTCGTTTTTTTAGGGCTTTTGCGTATCGCAATTTAGGTGAATTATTTGGCGGTGTCCCTTTGGTGACAGAGATTACAACTACTCCGCGTTATGATTATGTTCGTTCTACACAAATGGAAACGTATCAGTATGCTATTGAAGAAATGGAGGCTATTTTGAATGATTTGCCGGAAAAGACTGCAGAAGCTGGACGCTTGGTAAAAGCTGCGGCACAACATAACCTTTGTCAGTTGTATTTGGATAAGGGGATATTACAAGAATCAGAAGGGGGAGATGCTGCCACTACCTATAATAAAGCAATTTTGTATGCTAATGATGTTATTGATTCCGGAATATATAGTCTTATGACGGAGCGATTTGGGACGCGTAAAGATGAACATCCTGAATTTTATTATGCTTCTTCAGTGGCAGAGCAAACACCAGATCATACTTATTCCTCTGCGGGTTATCCAATAGATGGAAATGTTTATTGGGATTTGTTTCAGGTTGGCAATCAGGATTATCAGCAAGGAAATATGGAAGCTATTTGGTGTGCTCAGTCTGATTATGATGTGTATAAATCCGATGGTAAAAAGGCTTGTTTGGATTATCCGGGTATTTATGGACCGGTATTCAGAGATCAGGGAGCAGCATATATTACGGGAGATAGGGAAGATGTAGGAGGTTTCGGCATGTCCCAGATAACTCCAACACCATATGCTCGTGATTTGATTTATGCAGATAAATGGGGTGATGATTTACGTAATTCTGAAGCTGTTTTTCATCGAACTTATTTGGGAAATGTAAAGACATCGGAATATTATGGTAAAAAGATTCCTTGGGAAGTTCTTTATCGGATAGATGAAAATGGACAACCAGCAGATGCAGCTTATACGATGTTATATCCTATATCTTGTAAAATAGCTCCTGATGTTTATATGCCCGCTACAGATGGTACATTGCGTAGTATTTTTCGTGACGATTATCTGATCCGTTTACCTGAAACCATTCTTTTGCGTGCGGAAGCCAAGATGCGTATGGGTAATAATGTTGGTGCAGCATCGGATATTAATATGTTACGTTCACGGGCAAAATGTAGCTATCTGGTAACGAGTTCGGATGTAAATGTTGATCTTATATTGGATGAGCGAGCTCGTGAATTGGTTTACGAAGAGAGTCGTTGGAATACCTTATTGCGTATGGGAGGTACGGTTGCTATTGATCGTATCAAGAGATATTCTTATTGGGATTATCCGCGTAATACATTGAATAAAATGTTTAGTGTATGGCCTATTCCACAATCTGTTATCGATACAAATAAAGATGTAGATTTGAAACAAAATCAAGGTTGGTAA
- a CDS encoding HU family DNA-binding protein has protein sequence MGAKYALYENPNPRKDGKKQPLHARIVPKGTIRTPEIAEEIADSCGYSTATTKGMLDALAKVISKNLRRGYTVELDDLGSFSISLKCRPVMDKKELRSWSVHFNNVHFKGSKKLKEQLKPLDLERDSQAGATRYSPEQRKGRMLNSMEGKEYFTAAQYMRLNGCNRSTTIRDLNELIEDEKIKKLGHGKTVLYVSVKGKEEV, from the coding sequence ATGGGAGCTAAATACGCTTTATATGAGAATCCTAATCCCAGAAAAGATGGGAAGAAACAGCCTCTACATGCTCGAATCGTGCCTAAAGGGACAATCCGTACACCGGAAATTGCAGAAGAGATAGCCGATAGCTGTGGTTATTCCACGGCTACGACCAAAGGAATGCTGGATGCTCTGGCAAAAGTGATTTCCAAGAACCTACGTAGAGGATATACTGTGGAACTGGATGATCTCGGCTCATTCTCTATCTCGCTGAAATGCCGTCCGGTAATGGACAAGAAGGAATTACGTTCTTGGTCAGTACATTTCAATAATGTCCATTTTAAAGGAAGCAAAAAGTTGAAAGAACAGTTGAAACCCCTAGACCTGGAACGCGATTCGCAAGCCGGAGCTACTCGTTATTCTCCGGAACAACGTAAAGGTCGGATGCTGAACTCTATGGAAGGGAAAGAATACTTTACGGCTGCACAATATATGCGTTTGAACGGATGTAACCGTTCCACTACCATACGCGATCTGAACGAGTTGATCGAAGATGAGAAAATAAAAAAACTCGGCCATGGAAAAACTGTATTATATGTATCTGTAAAGGGAAAGGAGGAGGTATGA
- a CDS encoding glycosyl hydrolase: MNKILYILSVLLLSCSCSASDCQQGRKSITIEELAGMFQQPTMDYRPYVWWHWMGSNFSKGGITKDLEAMKEAGIGGATIFNLTSAVQESQVPIENNPWPEQIYRSEAYWEALKYAASEAKRLGLKLGMQNTPGYSTTGGPWITEERGMQTLVYSRTEIKGCQLVELFLEKPELPIYKGWGSSNKQATFYRDIAVMAVPDKSEVSINEVINVSGFMDSNGLFKWNVPGGMWTVYRIGYAPTMANPHPLPDDLIGKVLEADKMSREQNLYHWQNFLDPLTEYLHDYIGTTFTHILIDSYEAGDQNWTPGFRDAFIQRKGYDPLPWIALKQSCKENEEINRFDEDFKDVVNRLYIDNGWMVAKEMINKAGLQFYWEPYSGPFNTTECVPIADLPIGEFWIGEDGAISSEITEAAKTAGKRLVGAEAFTGRPEISQYTEDPAFLKHSTDGSFLSGVNLLFLHHWVHQPFEDDYQPGMGMGWWGTHFGRNQTWIKPGKAYFTYLARCQMLLQESAFISTNENVLHRSMADAEIYFVINPTHSDLNNRFAFDVKNRVPELWHADSGIIRQIYDWEESGDSTYINLTLYPDESVFVVFPRKKEHGYRNLVLPAVEVMQETSYQLGGNWLVCFEPKLDTTFEQNFPVLSDFSQHTEPSIKYFSGTATYKKEIGIDKSLIDDNKRIILDLGELNDIAEVRINDKHVGVLWYPPYQIEITSWLKSGNNRLEIAVTNNWANRLIGDEQYPADFEWGQDRGPEMGRAMKAFPDWFIQKQPRPSKERKAFYIWYYHRKDSPLQPAGLVGPVQLIEQKIKYK; the protein is encoded by the coding sequence ATGAATAAAATTTTATATATATTATCCGTATTGCTTTTGTCGTGTTCCTGTTCGGCTTCTGATTGCCAACAGGGGAGAAAAAGCATAACAATTGAGGAGTTGGCTGGAATGTTTCAACAACCGACTATGGACTATCGTCCTTATGTATGGTGGCATTGGATGGGGAGCAATTTCTCAAAGGGGGGAATAACAAAAGATTTGGAAGCCATGAAAGAGGCTGGTATTGGAGGAGCAACTATTTTTAATTTGACATCAGCTGTTCAGGAGTCGCAAGTCCCGATTGAAAATAATCCTTGGCCGGAGCAGATCTATCGAAGCGAGGCTTACTGGGAAGCTTTGAAATATGCAGCTTCGGAGGCAAAGCGACTAGGATTGAAATTAGGTATGCAAAATACTCCGGGGTATTCGACAACTGGAGGACCTTGGATTACAGAGGAAAGAGGTATGCAAACACTGGTTTACAGCCGAACAGAGATAAAAGGGTGTCAACTGGTCGAACTTTTTTTGGAGAAACCCGAATTGCCGATTTATAAAGGGTGGGGAAGTAGTAATAAACAAGCGACTTTTTATCGAGATATCGCTGTTATGGCTGTTCCTGATAAATCTGAAGTATCGATTAATGAGGTAATCAATGTTTCTGGCTTTATGGATTCAAATGGCTTGTTCAAATGGAATGTTCCAGGCGGGATGTGGACAGTGTATCGGATTGGATATGCACCGACCATGGCAAATCCTCATCCGTTGCCGGATGACTTGATTGGGAAAGTACTTGAAGCGGATAAAATGAGCAGGGAACAAAACCTGTATCACTGGCAAAACTTTTTAGACCCTTTGACCGAATATTTACATGATTATATAGGGACGACTTTCACTCATATTTTGATTGATAGTTATGAAGCGGGAGACCAAAACTGGACTCCTGGATTTAGAGATGCCTTTATTCAACGGAAAGGATATGATCCACTTCCTTGGATTGCTTTGAAACAATCCTGTAAAGAGAATGAGGAGATCAATAGGTTTGATGAAGACTTTAAAGACGTTGTAAATCGTTTATATATTGATAATGGTTGGATGGTTGCTAAAGAGATGATAAATAAAGCTGGTTTACAATTTTATTGGGAGCCTTACTCTGGACCTTTTAATACTACGGAATGTGTGCCGATTGCGGATTTACCAATAGGAGAATTCTGGATTGGAGAAGATGGTGCTATATCTTCGGAAATAACTGAAGCTGCGAAAACAGCAGGGAAAAGGTTAGTGGGTGCAGAAGCATTTACTGGGCGTCCGGAGATCAGTCAGTATACAGAAGATCCGGCTTTCCTTAAGCATTCCACAGATGGAAGTTTTCTTTCTGGTGTTAATCTGTTATTTTTGCATCATTGGGTTCATCAGCCATTTGAGGATGACTATCAACCGGGTATGGGCATGGGCTGGTGGGGAACTCATTTTGGGAGAAATCAGACCTGGATCAAGCCTGGAAAGGCTTATTTTACTTATCTTGCTCGTTGTCAAATGTTATTGCAGGAGAGTGCTTTTATCTCTACAAACGAAAATGTGTTACATAGAAGTATGGCAGATGCCGAAATCTATTTTGTTATCAATCCGACCCATTCTGATTTGAACAATCGCTTCGCTTTTGATGTGAAGAATAGAGTCCCGGAATTGTGGCATGCAGATAGTGGTATTATTCGACAGATATATGATTGGGAAGAATCAGGTGATTCTACTTATATTAATCTGACTCTTTATCCGGACGAGTCTGTCTTTGTGGTTTTTCCGAGAAAGAAGGAGCATGGTTACAGGAACTTAGTATTACCGGCTGTTGAAGTAATGCAGGAAACCAGTTATCAGCTAGGAGGTAATTGGCTAGTCTGCTTTGAACCTAAATTGGATACAACTTTTGAACAAAATTTTCCTGTATTATCTGATTTTAGCCAGCACACAGAGCCTTCGATAAAATATTTCTCTGGTACAGCAACGTATAAAAAGGAAATAGGGATTGACAAATCTTTAATAGATGATAATAAGCGGATTATACTCGATTTAGGAGAATTGAATGATATAGCGGAAGTTAGGATTAATGATAAACATGTTGGGGTTTTGTGGTATCCACCTTATCAAATAGAGATAACTTCATGGTTAAAGTCAGGAAACAACCGACTGGAAATAGCCGTGACCAACAACTGGGCAAATCGCCTGATCGGAGATGAACAATACCCCGCAGATTTTGAATGGGGGCAAGATCGTGGTCCTGAAATGGGGAGAGCGATGAAAGCTTTTCCTGATTGGTTTATACAAAAACAACCCCGTCCTTCTAAAGAACGGAAAGCTTTTTATATCTGGTATTACCACCGAAAGGATTCTCCTCTTCAGCCTGCAGGATTGGTTGGTCCTGTACAACTAATAGAACAAAAAATTAAATATAAGTGA